The window TTTTCCGTGAGAAACTGGAGCAGAACGTCCGTGAGGTCAACTACCTTATGGAACACCTCTTTAAACAGGATAAAATCGACGCTGAAAGGATCTTTAAGCAGTATAAAGAATACGCTGAGTATATTAAGCCTTTCGTCGCAGAGACGGCCGAAATGGTCACAGAGCTGTATGACGCAGGCAAAAAGATAATGATGGAAGGTGCACAGGGAACAATGCTCGATCTTGACTTCGGCACATTCCCCTATGTTACATCCAGCAACGCTTCCGCAGGCGGAGCATGCACAGGCACAGGCCTTTCTCCCCGCAAGATAGACAACGTTCTCGGCGTTGTTAAGGCATATTCCACCCGTGTCGGCGGCGGTCCCTTCCCCACTGAGCTTCTCGGTCAGGACGGCGAAGATCTGCGTCAGGCAGGACACGAATTCGGCGCAACAACAGGCAGACCCAGACGCTGCGGCTGGCTCGACCTCGTTTCCCTTAAGTTTTCAGTTGCCATCAACGGCATAAACCTTATCGCCCTGACGAAACTGGATGTGCTCTCCGGAATGGAAAAAATCAAAGTGTGCACCGCATACGAATATGACGGCAAAGTTCTGGACAGATTCCCCGCAGAACTTAAATATCTCGACGGCTGTGTACCCGTTT of the Seleniivibrio woodruffii genome contains:
- a CDS encoding adenylosuccinate synthase, with product MSCTVVLGAQWGDEGKGKIVDLSTVDADVVVRYSGGHNAGHTVVVGDTKYILHLIPSGIIHRGKINIIGNGVVIAPDALIEEMEILKKQGVVFDENFYISKRAHVIMPYHKTMDLLREELKGKKKIGTTGRGIGPTYADKAARTGIRICDLYDDEVFREKLEQNVREVNYLMEHLFKQDKIDAERIFKQYKEYAEYIKPFVAETAEMVTELYDAGKKIMMEGAQGTMLDLDFGTFPYVTSSNASAGGACTGTGLSPRKIDNVLGVVKAYSTRVGGGPFPTELLGQDGEDLRQAGHEFGATTGRPRRCGWLDLVSLKFSVAINGINLIALTKLDVLSGMEKIKVCTAYEYDGKVLDRFPAELKYLDGCVPVYKEFDGWKEDLTTVKSYDELPENAKKYIQYISDFLKVPYAIISLGTDREQTIKLNELF